CGGCTTCCTCAACGACCCGCGGCGGCTCAACGTGGCCCTCACCCGGGCGAGGTGCGCAGGGCGGCGGCCGTCGCGTGCGGGCCCTGGGCAGCGGCGCCTCCACGGCCCCGTTTGCGCTGGTCCTGCGCCCCTTGTGCGCTGGGTGAAAGTGGGCAATGACCCGGGCGCAGGGCGGCAGCTGTGTCGGTTCTGCTCGGGCGCGTGTGGCAGAGCCCGCGGGAAGGCCCGGCCGCAGTGTCCGGGCACGGCCGCTGGGCCCCCGGGGCGCGGTGTGGACCCCCCACCTGGGCCTCCCCTTAGCAGGTCGTGTGTGTGCAGCCGGGCGGGAGGCAGGGACGTGCGGCCGCCTCGCCCCGCCCCGTGGGGGCCTGGCGCCCAGGAGGCCCCTCCTGGGGCCCACGTGCCCGGTGGCGTCCAGCTGTCCGTGCTCTGGCCATCCTGCCCGGAAGGAAACTTCCGGAAAGCCGCCAGGAAGCAGGGCTGCGTGCGGCGCGGGCCCGGCAGCCCTCGGGCCCGAGCTCCTGCAGCTCCGCGCAGCGGGGGCGTGAGTGCCCCGCGGCCGGCTCGCCCGGCGCCCGCGCCCTCAGCCCGCGCGGTTCTCGCCCGGCGCGCCCGCAGGTACGGCGTCATCATCGTGGGCAACCCGAAGGCGCTGTCGAAGCAGCCGCTGTGGAACCACCTGCTCAACTACTTCAAGGAGCagaaggtgctggtggaggggccGCTCAACAACCTGCGCGAGAGCCTCATGCAGTTCAGCAAGCCGCGCAAGCTCGTCAACACCATCAACCCGGTGCGCGCCGCGcccgcgggggcgggggggggggcccgCGCGGTCCCGGCCCTGCTGACCACCGCCTTCCCCCGCCCGCAGGGCGCCCGCTTCATGACCACGGCCATGTACGACGCGCGCGAGGCCATCATCCCCGGGTCCGTGTACGACCGCAGCAGCCAGGGTGAGCGCGCCGGGCCCCGCcccacaggccccgcccccagctggccccgcccccaggcctgtCCCTCCAGGCCCTGACCCCCGCCCTAGACACTGCCCCCAGCCAGGCTCCTCCCCCCAGGCCAGCCAGGGGCTGCTCcttccaggccccgcccccaggccagGCTCCTCCCTGCCAGGCCAACCAGGGGCTGCTCcttccaggccccgcccctccaggccccgcccccagccaggCTCCTCCCTGCCAGGCCAACCAGGGGCTGCTCCTTCCAGGCCCCGGccctccaggccccgcccccagccaggCTCCTCCCTGCCAGGCCAACCAGGGGCTGCTCCTTACAGGCCCCGCCCcatctggccccgcccccagctggCCCTGCCCCCACGGGCCCCGCCCCTCCAGTCCCCGCCCCCAGGCCTGTCCCTCCAGGCCCTGACCCCGCCCTAGACACTGCCGCCAGGCCAGGCTCCTCCCCCCGCCAGGCCAACCAGGGGCTGCTCCTTCCAGGCCCCCCGCccctccaggccccgcccccaggcctgtCCCTCCAGGCCCTGACCCCGCCCTAGACACTGCCCCCAGCCAGGCTCCTCCCTGCCAGGCCAACCAGGGGCTGCTTCCAGGCCCTGCCCCCAGGCCAGGCTCCTCCCCACCAGGCCAACCAGGGGCTGCTCCTTCCAAGCCCCGCCCCTCCAGGCTCCGCCCCCAGCCAGGCTCCTTCCTGCCAGGCCAACCAGGGGCTACTCTTTCcaggcccctgccctccaggccccgcccccagccaggctcctcccctgccaggccaaCCAGGGGCTGCTCCTTCTAGGCCCCGCCCATCCAAGCCCTGCCCCCAGaacaggccccgcccccaggcctgtCCCTCCAGGCCCTGACCCCCGCCCTAGACCCCGCCCCCAGGCCAGGCTCCTCCCCACCAGGCCAGCCAGGGGCTGCTCcttccaggccccgcccctccaggccccacccccagggTAGGCCCTGCCCTGACCTGGCTCCTCCCCATCCTGGCCCtaagccccacccccaggccaggCCCTGCCTCAGGCCAGGCTCCTCCCCTCCAGGCCCCGCCCACAAGGGCCTGCTCcttccaggccccgcccccagcctggccccgcccccgggccccagccccagcagccTCCCCCTCCCCGGGCCCTCTCCGGGCCGGGCAGTGTCCAGTGCTCGCTGCCCGCCCGCCTTCCTGGGCCCTGCCCCGCAGCCCCCCGGGAGCCCCCTGTGCATTTGCACTTGGAGTCCTGCCACTTCCTGTGTCTGGGTCGGTCTCTAGAACGTTCTGAGTCCTCGCCCCAAGTCTTGCCCAGGCGTCCCCCTCTGCGGGGCGTGGAGTGGCCTCCTGCCCCAGCCGTGCGCCTGTGTGCGCTGACGTGGCGCCCACCCTGGTGCTCgccgcccgccgtgccggccagGCCTCGAGGACGGGCAGGGCGACCCGGCCCCAGCCCCCCAGGGCCCTGCACGACCCCCACGGCCTCACTCCACACTCGGGCGGGGCGCGAGCACCCGGGGAGACCTGCGCCGTGCGGCCGTGTGCTGCCGCATCTGCCCGGGGCTGCGGGCTGGCGCTGCTCCAGCGCGGTGCCTGGCGCGGCCCCGGGGTGACGCGGCCCGTCCCGCAGGCCGGCCCTCGAGCATGTACTTCCAGACGCACGACCAGCTGGGCATGATCAGCGCGGGCCCCGGGCACGTGGCCGCGATGAACATCCCCATCCCCTTCAACCTGGTGATgccgcccctgccgccccccggcTACTTCGGGCAGGCCAACGGGCCCGCCGCAGGTGCGCCCGCCGCCGTGCCCGGCCCCGGGAGCCCCCGGCCTGCCCCCGACCAGCCCGGGGCCCCCGGGAGCCCTGACCTGCCCCCGACCAGCCCGGGACCCCAGGCCCCCCTGACCTGCCCACCACCAGCCCGGGGCCCCCGGGACCCCCTGACCTGCCCCCGACCAGCCCGGGGCCCCCGGGAGCCCCTGACCTGCCCCCGACCAGCCCGGGGACCCCGGGACCCCCTGACCTGCCCCCGACCAGCCCGGGGCCCCCGGGAGCCCCTGACCTGCCCACCACCAGCCCGGGCCCCCGGGACCCCCCTGACCTGCCCCCGACCAGCCCGGGGCCCCCGGGACCCCCTGACCTGCCCACCACCAGCCCGGGGCCCCCGGGACCCCCTGAGCTGCCCCCGACCAGCCTGGGACCCCGGGACCCCCCTGACCTGCCCCCGACCAGCCTGGGGCCCCCGGGACCCCCTGACCTGCCCCCGACCAACCCGGGGCCCCGGGGCCCCCCTGAGCTGCCCCCGACCAGCCTGGGACCCCGGGACCCCCCTGACCTGCCCACGACCAGCCCGGGACCCCGGGACCCCCTGACCTGCCCCCGACCAGCCCGGGGCCCCCCAGGACCCCCCTGACCTGCCCATGACCAGCCCGGGACCCCGAGACCCCCCTGACCTGCCCCCGACCAGCCCGGGGCCCCCGGGACCCCCTGACCTGCCCCCGACCAGCCCGGGGCCCCCGGGAGCCCCTGACCTGCCCCCGACCAGCCCGGGGCCCCCGGGACCCCCTGACCTGCCCCCGACCAGCCCGGGGCCCCCGGGACCCCCTGACCTGCCCACCACCAGCCCGGGGCCCCGGGGCCCCCCTGAGCTGCCCCCGACCAGCCTGGGACCCCGGGACCCCCCTGACCTGCCCACGACCAGCCCGGGCCCCCGGGACCCCCCTGACCTGCCCACGACCAGCCCGGGGCCCCCGGGACCGCCTTACCTGCCCACGACCAGCCCGGGACCCCAGACCTCCCTGACCTGCCCACGACCAGCCCCAGGACCCCAGGCTCCCCTGACCTGCCCCCGACCAGCCCGGGACCCCGGGCCCCCCTGACCTGCCCACGACCAGCCCGGGACCCCGGGCCCCCTGACCTGCCCCCGACCAGCCCGGGGCCCCCGGGACCGCCTTACCTGCCCACGACCAGCCCGGGACCCCAGACCTCCCTGACCTGCCCACGACCAGCCCCAGGACCCCAGGCTCCCCTGACCTGCCCCCGACCAGCCCGGGACCCCGGGCCCCCCTGACCTGCCCACGACCAGCCCGGGCCCCCGGGCCCCCTGACCTGTCCACCACCAGCCCGGGGCCCCCAGGACCCCCCTGACCTGCCCACGACCAGCCCGGGACCCCGGCCCCCCTGACCTGCCCACGACCAGCCCGGGGCCCCGGGGACCCCCCTGACCTGCCCCCGACCAGCCCGGGGCCCCCGGGACCCCCCTGACCCGCCCCCGACCAGCCCGGGGCCCCCGGGACCCCCTGACCTGCCCACCACCAGCCCCGGGACCCCCAGGACCCCCCTGACCTGCCTGGGACCCCCAGGACCTGCCCATGACCTGCCCCCATCTGTGACCCTCCTGAGACCTACCTGTGACCCGCCTGTGACCCGCCCATGTCCCGCAGGCCGGGGCGCCCCCAAAGGCAAGGCCGGCCGCGGGGGGCGCCAGAAGAGCCGCTTCGGGCTGCTGGGGCCCGGGCAGGCGGCGCTGCCCAGCAGCCAGGCCAGCCAGGACGTGGTGTCGCAGCCCTTCTCGCAGGGCGCGCTGACGCAGGGCTACATCTCCATGAGCCAGCCCTCGCAGATGAGCCAGCCCGGCCTGTCGCAGCCCGAGCTGTCGCAGGTGCGCCCTGCCCGCCCTCGCGTGCGTGCCTggggggccgggcgggcgggcgggcgggcgccaAGGGGGCCGCTGAGGGCGCGGGCGGCTCGCCCCGCGTTGTCTTCCAGGACAGCTACCTCGGGGACGAGTTTAAGTCGCAGATCGACGTGGCGCTGTCGCAGGACTCGACGTACCAGGGCGAACGCGCCTACCAGCACGGCGGGGTGGCCGGGCTGTCCCAGTATTAGGAGGCAAGCGGCGGGGGCTGCGGGCGGGGTGGCCGGGCTGTCCCAATATTAGAAAGCAAGTGGCAGGGGTGTGGGGGGCTGCGGGTGGCCGGGCGGGGGCTGCGGGCGGGCGGCCCGGCACTAAGGGGAATGGGCCCGGGGCCGGGGTCCCCGCGGGGCCTGACGCCCGTCTCCCTCCCTCGGCAGGTGGCGGCGGCAGAGCTGAGCCCCGAGGCTCAGTGCATCAGCGTCTCATTCTGGGTAATAAAACAATAAACTAAAGGATACCTGTTTTCCACTGCTAAAACCAAGCACCGCCGCCTGCCCGGAGGAGGAAGCCGGGGCGCGCCCGCCGGCCCGCAGCAGCGAGGAGGAGGAGAGCGCGCGGGGCGCCGAGGACACCGCGCCGGCCGCCCCTGCCCCGTGCGGGGGGCAGACACCCACCCCGCCGTGCCACGCGGGGCCCGCGCCGGCGCCAGGGGGCGCGCTCAGTGGCCCCCTCCCGCTCTGTTCCGCCCGTTCTTTCTCCGAGGGGGACCGCGCGTCAGCAGGGAGAGCGCAGCCGAGGGCGGCCGAGGGGCAGGGCGGCCACGGGCCCCGGGCCGCGTTGCGAAGGGTTCTCGTTAAAACACAAGGTGTTTGGGGTTTTtcgtttgtttatttctcttttttaaagattctctCAGAGGAGTACCGAGAAGTACGCTTCCTAAGTTTGTCTCTACGGTCTGGGCGGCGGGCCTGGGCGCTGATCGACCTTTCCAGAAGCAGCGCGGCGCCCGCGGGAGGAGAGcagcgccgcgccgggcgggacGAGGCCGTTTCTTCTCGGTCGCGGCTTCCCGCGTCCCGGGCTCTGCTGGACTCGGAGGCCGCCGCTTCCGGGGGGCGCCTCGCGGGCGCGGCCGCAGCGGGGAGAGGCCGAGGCGGGCGGGGGACACCGGGGACACCGCCCTCGCTGCTCAGCAGGCCCCGGCCGCGCACTGGACGAGCTGCCGCTGCAGCCACGCAGGGACGCGCGCTCTGGCGACCACCTGGCCGGGACGCCCCCCTGCGCGCCCCCTTGCCCGTGGCAGCCGCCTGGGGACGCGGGGGCCACCCCGggccctcccccccctccccgcccgcaGCTCCCGCCCGATCTGCGCCTGCAGCCAGCACTGTACCTTTCGATTTTTGGTCAATTTGTTTTAAGCTGTTTTGTcaccaataaaatattaataaaccgCGCTCGTGGTCactgcggcggcggcgcgggtcGCGGGAGGGTCCCCGGCCCCGGGGGCCCCGCGCCCGCGGGCTCAGCGGCAGCCGCACTCGTCCACCGCCATGTCCTCGTAGCGCCGCAGCACCACGTTGTCGCTGTCGTCGAAGAGCAGCACGGAGATGGGCGCCAGGCGCGCGGGCACGCAGCAGGGcgcgggggcggcgcggggcgcgggccgcGTGCATGAGCGCGCGCAGCACCGCGTGGTTGAGCGCGGGCGGCCCCGCCGCGCCCAGGGCGGCGTCGGGCGCGCACTGGCCCTGGCAGAAGTTGGCGAGGAAGCCGCGCGGCGCGATGACCCAGCGGTGCCAGCCCACCTCGCGGAAGCTCAGGTAGAGGCGGCGCGCGCGGCACGGGCCCCCGGGGGCGCCCCCCGCCAGGCCCCCCGCCGCGCGCCGCGGCCGGGCCCGGGGGCGGCAGAGGCGCGGGTCGAGCGTCACGAGCAGCAGCGAGGCCTCGGCCAGGCGCGCGCAGGCGGCGGGGCCGCGGGGGCGCAGCGCCAGCGCCAGGCGGagcgcgcggggcgcgggggcgcgggcccAGGCGGCGCCGGGCAGCTCGGCGCGCAGCGGGGCCCCGACGGCCGCCACCTCCCGGCGCAGCAGcggccgccgcccgcgcccccgcggCCCCGCGCGCGCCACGCGCAGCTCCCAGCCGCCCGCCGgcgcccccgcgcccgccgcgaAGCGCAGCTCCAGGCGCGCCCGGCTCGCGCGCTCCGCGGGCTCCACGGCCGCCAGGTCGAAGACGACGCTCCACTCGGGGCACGCGCCCGCCGCCGCGGGGCGCCGCGGGGGCC
The Dasypus novemcinctus isolate mDasNov1 unplaced genomic scaffold, mDasNov1.1.hap2 scaffold_271, whole genome shotgun sequence DNA segment above includes these coding regions:
- the LOC131277674 gene encoding LOW QUALITY PROTEIN: embryonic growth/differentiation factor 1-like (The sequence of the model RefSeq protein was modified relative to this genomic sequence to represent the inferred CDS: deleted 1 base in 1 codon), which codes for MRAPGTRLLVALLLPLLLPAPPPARAPAPPGPAAALLGALRLRDAPRDAPRARPVPPAMWRLFRRWDPRQAKAPQRPCHVEELGVPGNIVRHVQDLGAASRPPRRPAAAGACPEWSVVFDLAAVEPAERASRARLELRFAAGAGAPAGGWELRVARAGPRGRGRRPLLRREVAAVGAPLRAELPGAAWARAPAPRALRLALALRPRGPAACARLAEASLLLVTLDPRLCRPRARPRRAAGGLAGGAPGGPCRARRLYLSFREVGWHRWVIAPRGFLANFCQGQCAPDAALGAAGPPALNHAVLRALMHAAAPRAAPAPCCVPARLAPISVLLFDDSDNVVLRRYEDMAVDECGCR